A stretch of Desulfotalea psychrophila LSv54 DNA encodes these proteins:
- a CDS encoding mechanosensitive ion channel family protein: protein MVDATQLEFWLGKFQVLMMDYGVKILTALLIVLLGRWLAKKITNIALKLMTQRGVEITLSRFLDNIIYYTLLAMVLITALGQLGVQTASFVAILGAASLAVALALKDSLSHFSSGVMLILFRPFKVGDFVTVSGESGTVEAVTIFNTVLKTPDNQRKIIPNGQVYNSTITNVTVNPTRRVDVTVGIGYDDDIRAAKEVLEGLLAKHDKVFSDPAPLVAVSALGASSVDLVTKSWVNTSDYWTVYYALTEEIKLAFDEAGISIPFPQQDVHLFTNQAEQKE from the coding sequence ATGGTTGATGCTACTCAGTTAGAATTTTGGCTTGGCAAATTTCAAGTGTTGATGATGGACTATGGGGTGAAAATTCTTACGGCTCTGCTCATCGTTCTCTTGGGACGTTGGCTGGCAAAAAAAATTACTAACATTGCTCTAAAGCTTATGACGCAAAGGGGCGTCGAGATTACCCTGTCCCGTTTTTTAGATAATATTATCTACTATACCCTGCTCGCCATGGTGCTCATTACCGCCCTTGGTCAACTGGGGGTGCAGACCGCCTCTTTTGTTGCCATTTTGGGTGCTGCCTCTCTTGCCGTAGCTCTTGCCCTGAAGGATTCTCTCTCTCATTTTTCCAGTGGGGTTATGCTCATTCTCTTCCGTCCATTTAAGGTGGGTGATTTTGTTACGGTCAGTGGAGAATCGGGTACAGTTGAGGCCGTTACCATATTCAATACCGTTCTTAAGACTCCCGATAATCAGCGTAAGATTATTCCAAATGGCCAGGTCTATAATTCCACCATTACCAATGTTACGGTTAATCCCACCAGGCGGGTTGATGTCACCGTGGGCATTGGTTATGACGATGATATTCGGGCGGCAAAAGAGGTACTTGAGGGTCTTTTGGCTAAACATGATAAGGTGTTTAGCGATCCGGCCCCACTTGTTGCCGTGAGTGCCCTTGGTGCCTCTTCGGTTGATTTGGTCACCAAGTCATGGGTGAATACCTCGGATTATTGGACGGTTTATTACGCACTGACAGAAGAGATTAAACTTGCCTTCGATGAGGCGGGAATTTCTATTCCGTTTCCGCAGCAGGACGTACATCTTTTTACCAATCAGGCAGAGCAGAAGGAGTAG
- the mutM gene encoding bifunctional DNA-formamidopyrimidine glycosylase/DNA-(apurinic or apyrimidinic site) lyase, producing the protein MPELPEVEIILRGISPLICGRTIVAVGGSGKQLRLPLPLPELNRDASGKEITRLERRGKYISIFLNDGGILVLHLGMTGQLGVFPKEQARAKHDHFWCRLDNNQEFRYNDTRRFGSIRFLPAGKSRMLQESLYQKLGPEPLGETFTADYLRRAAEGKSLAIKNFIMDSHIVVGIGNIYANESLFKAAIHPARSVQSIEQEEWEKLARCIQQILLHAIDCGGSTISDFVNAKGGQGYFQMNFKVYGKKSLPCPHCQGPISSEKIGGRASFFCPSCQRL; encoded by the coding sequence ATGCCAGAGCTACCAGAAGTAGAGATCATATTAAGAGGTATAAGTCCCCTTATCTGCGGACGAACAATCGTGGCTGTCGGCGGTAGTGGCAAGCAACTACGACTACCACTACCCCTGCCTGAGCTTAACAGAGATGCCTCGGGGAAAGAGATCACCCGGTTGGAGCGTCGAGGGAAATATATCTCCATATTCCTCAATGACGGCGGCATCCTCGTCCTCCATCTGGGAATGACAGGTCAGCTCGGCGTTTTCCCTAAAGAACAAGCACGGGCAAAGCACGACCATTTTTGGTGCAGGCTGGACAATAATCAGGAATTTCGCTATAATGACACCCGTCGTTTTGGTTCTATCCGATTTTTACCGGCCGGCAAGAGCAGAATGCTTCAAGAGAGTCTCTATCAGAAGTTAGGCCCTGAACCACTGGGCGAGACATTCACTGCCGACTATCTCCGCCGGGCTGCAGAGGGCAAAAGCCTCGCCATTAAAAACTTTATAATGGATAGTCATATCGTAGTGGGTATCGGCAATATTTACGCCAACGAAAGCCTCTTCAAGGCGGCTATCCACCCGGCAAGATCCGTGCAGAGCATAGAACAGGAGGAGTGGGAAAAGTTGGCACGATGCATCCAGCAGATACTGCTACACGCCATTGACTGCGGAGGATCAACCATCAGTGATTTCGTTAATGCCAAAGGCGGACAGGGATACTTCCAAATGAACTTTAAGGTTTACGGAAAAAAAAGTCTTCCCTGCCCTCACTGCCAAGGTCCCATTTCATCCGAAAAGATAGGCGGTAGAGCCAGCTTCTTTTGCCCCTCGTGCCAACGATTATAA
- the yajC gene encoding preprotein translocase subunit YajC yields MVGVAHAATGAGVAGGLTSFIPLILIFVVFYFLLIRPQQKQAKQHQLFLSELKKGQKILTKGGIYGTITALNDNVITLEIAKDISIKVSRDAVAGAVDRSGVLEGPKGKK; encoded by the coding sequence ATGGTAGGAGTAGCCCATGCAGCCACAGGCGCTGGAGTAGCTGGAGGATTAACCTCTTTTATCCCGCTTATTTTGATATTTGTTGTTTTTTATTTTTTGCTTATCCGTCCTCAGCAAAAACAGGCAAAGCAACATCAGCTTTTTTTGAGTGAATTGAAAAAGGGACAGAAGATTCTTACCAAGGGTGGCATTTATGGCACCATTACGGCTTTGAATGACAATGTCATTACCCTTGAAATAGCAAAGGATATAAGCATCAAGGTTTCCCGTGATGCTGTTGCCGGTGCCGTTGATAGAAGTGGTGTTCTTGAGGGTCCTAAGGGTAAGAAGTAA
- a CDS encoding tRNA-guanine transglycosylase yields the protein MNSVPVIPVETILVAYVRHLFQCREILSYQLNTIHNLHYYVNLMAGVREAIEKDQFAEFRRNFYSQREPEVLS from the coding sequence ATGAACAGTGTACCTGTTATACCTGTCGAAACTATTCTCGTGGCTTATGTGCGTCATCTCTTTCAGTGCCGGGAGATACTCAGTTATCAGTTGAATACTATTCATAATTTGCATTATTATGTAAACTTGATGGCTGGTGTCCGTGAGGCAATTGAAAAAGATCAATTTGCCGAATTTAGAAGGAATTTTTATAGCCAGCGTGAGCCGGAAGTATTATCTTAG
- a CDS encoding LabA-like NYN domain-containing protein: MLKTGIYVDAENIRMCGGYGMRYDVLVELAGSGNAALLRANSYVAEDRERTKDDAEYRHKLYRYHDVLRQCGFKVIKKFVKHFVDDEGILTTKANADMDLAIDALLQARNLDRIILLTGDSDFIRLILALQNMGCRVEVIAFKHVSQELKECADNFLSGYLIPGLLPFTTGGDHNRQRGIPINYNAERGFGFMRYYSMNAEGLLNAESVFFHCSKAPDANDALFLDSSNIFEFSIVQNSDNGRTEASDIRWLEV, from the coding sequence ATGCTAAAAACTGGAATCTATGTAGATGCTGAAAATATCCGTATGTGCGGTGGTTACGGCATGCGATATGACGTTTTGGTAGAGCTTGCCGGTTCGGGTAATGCAGCTCTTTTACGGGCGAACTCCTATGTGGCAGAGGATCGGGAACGGACAAAAGACGATGCTGAATATCGCCATAAATTATACCGTTATCACGATGTTCTTCGTCAGTGTGGTTTTAAGGTTATCAAGAAATTCGTCAAACACTTTGTTGATGATGAGGGAATCCTTACCACCAAGGCCAATGCCGATATGGATCTTGCCATTGATGCCCTGCTTCAGGCAAGAAATCTCGATCGAATAATCCTCTTAACCGGTGATAGTGACTTTATCCGTCTTATACTGGCCCTGCAAAATATGGGTTGTCGGGTGGAGGTTATTGCCTTTAAACATGTGAGCCAGGAGCTGAAAGAGTGTGCCGATAATTTTCTTTCCGGTTATCTGATCCCGGGGCTTCTTCCCTTTACCACGGGTGGCGATCATAACAGGCAGCGTGGTATCCCCATTAACTACAATGCTGAACGTGGTTTTGGTTTTATGCGCTACTATTCAATGAACGCTGAGGGTCTGCTCAATGCCGAGTCGGTCTTTTTTCACTGTTCAAAGGCCCCTGATGCAAACGATGCGCTTTTTCTTGATTCATCCAATATTTTTGAATTCAGCATTGTGCAAAATTCGGATAATGGTCGCACTGAGGCCAGTGATATTCGTTGGCTAGAGGTGTAA
- the rnhA gene encoding ribonuclease HI — translation MATKKKFYAIAVGRTPGIYTDWATAEKEVRGFAGAKFKGFATKAEAEAWRENPLYTSARGSGETVKTAKASSRAKVVYPITGVEDRILMYTDGGCSGNPGPGGYGTVILDGDKRIELSGGYRRTTNNRMEMMACIAGLLRLGETSKPISIYSDSRYVVNSISKGWAAGWRRRGWQKADGKPALNADLWKIFLSLCEDNQVSFYWVKGHAGHEFNERCDQLAVSAAAGGDLAVDAAYEALA, via the coding sequence ATGGCAACAAAGAAAAAATTTTATGCGATAGCCGTGGGCAGAACGCCCGGAATTTATACTGATTGGGCCACGGCTGAAAAGGAAGTACGGGGCTTTGCCGGGGCAAAATTTAAGGGTTTTGCCACTAAAGCGGAGGCGGAGGCGTGGAGGGAAAACCCTCTCTATACCTCTGCCAGGGGCTCTGGTGAAACCGTTAAAACAGCGAAGGCATCGAGCAGAGCGAAGGTGGTTTATCCTATAACTGGAGTTGAGGATAGAATACTTATGTACACGGATGGTGGTTGTTCGGGTAATCCGGGCCCGGGTGGATACGGTACGGTTATCTTGGATGGTGACAAGCGCATTGAACTGAGCGGCGGTTATCGTCGGACCACCAATAATCGGATGGAGATGATGGCCTGTATTGCCGGTCTATTACGGCTTGGAGAAACTAGTAAACCCATCTCTATTTATTCAGATTCACGTTATGTGGTTAATTCTATCAGCAAGGGGTGGGCAGCCGGTTGGCGTAGGCGCGGTTGGCAGAAGGCCGATGGAAAACCTGCCTTGAACGCTGATCTGTGGAAGATTTTTTTGTCTCTCTGTGAGGACAATCAGGTGAGCTTTTATTGGGTGAAGGGACATGCGGGCCATGAATTCAATGAGCGTTGTGATCAGCTTGCCGTCAGTGCCGCTGCTGGGGGTGATCTTGCTGTAGATGCCGCCTATGAGGCCTTAGCTTAG
- a CDS encoding phosphotransferase enzyme family protein, which produces MFEKSVEFVLRRYLGPEELEGLILTSLGNGRINDTYLVENIREPWVLQRINAEVFAEPAVVAMNFIAISRHLNARVDKKYQWPRHIPSLTGDPFVHDRSGDVWRCQTYIPSSSLLPSRQSISAMGAALAAFHRALVSMDRELIQDPLPGFHNLPLYLEEYGSQPPSREEASLRCAQQLERFRVPALLFAKALEKEALPCQFIHGDPKLDNFLFDHEGRVLSLIDLDTVYWASPLVDIADALRSLQSPAGGWAMAVDLHSCQMFLQGYLALKVDILAGREKSYLFDALLAISYELAVRFFTDHLAGDRYFKVEEHGDNLRRAEEQFALVEDIFLKELSLRTLFQS; this is translated from the coding sequence GTGTTTGAGAAGAGTGTTGAATTTGTTTTAAGAAGATATCTGGGGCCAGAAGAACTTGAAGGGCTGATTCTTACTTCGTTGGGCAATGGCCGGATAAACGATACTTACCTGGTGGAAAATATCAGAGAACCCTGGGTGCTGCAGCGCATTAATGCTGAGGTCTTTGCGGAACCTGCCGTTGTTGCCATGAATTTTATAGCGATAAGTCGTCACCTTAATGCAAGAGTCGATAAGAAATACCAGTGGCCACGGCATATTCCCAGTCTGACAGGTGATCCCTTTGTCCATGACCGGTCAGGTGATGTCTGGCGTTGCCAGACTTATATACCTTCCTCTAGCCTTCTGCCTAGCAGGCAGAGTATCTCTGCCATGGGGGCGGCTCTGGCCGCTTTCCACAGGGCTCTAGTGTCCATGGATAGAGAGCTTATACAGGACCCCCTTCCAGGTTTTCATAACCTTCCTCTATATTTAGAAGAGTATGGTAGTCAGCCCCCCTCGCGGGAGGAAGCCTCTTTACGCTGTGCCCAGCAGCTGGAGCGGTTTCGAGTCCCGGCCCTCCTCTTTGCGAAGGCCTTGGAGAAGGAGGCCCTGCCGTGCCAATTTATTCATGGTGATCCTAAGCTTGATAATTTTCTCTTTGACCATGAGGGCAGGGTACTTTCCCTGATAGATCTTGATACCGTCTACTGGGCAAGTCCTCTGGTGGATATTGCCGACGCCCTTCGCTCTCTGCAGAGTCCGGCTGGTGGTTGGGCTATGGCTGTAGATTTGCATTCCTGTCAAATGTTTCTTCAGGGCTATTTGGCTCTTAAAGTGGATATTTTAGCAGGAAGGGAAAAGAGTTATCTCTTTGATGCCCTGTTGGCCATTAGCTATGAGTTGGCAGTGCGTTTTTTTACCGATCATCTGGCTGGTGATAGGTATTTTAAGGTAGAGGAGCATGGTGATAACCTTCGCCGGGCAGAGGAACAGTTTGCCCTGGTTGAGGATATTTTTCTTAAGGAGCTGAGCTTGAGAACTCTATTCCAGTCATAA
- a CDS encoding 4'-phosphopantetheinyl transferase family protein translates to MDKNIFSRQLSNFIQDKMAPSPTGFITELFPAEKICLAVLTKKEQKQLEGYKLNKRRCEWFSGRFAGKKAIQEYLHNKDNILISLAEIEILNREDGRPYFNSPGHLSLDISISHSRDYAISLVAERPCGIDIQRAEKTLLRVAERFCSRGEMELLQQGEDPFIIQLTKLWAAKEALQKAVTATGPMPGFLEIRLQSIERENEGEVFQLHCKEIEEATVYSAGIQLVDNYALAFCLLNSKQSGGALCQSYQK, encoded by the coding sequence ATGGACAAAAATATTTTCTCTCGCCAATTAAGCAATTTTATTCAAGATAAAATGGCCCCGAGCCCTACAGGTTTTATCACAGAACTCTTCCCCGCAGAGAAAATATGCCTCGCAGTGCTTACCAAAAAAGAGCAAAAACAGCTAGAGGGATATAAACTGAATAAGAGAAGATGCGAATGGTTCTCCGGCAGATTTGCTGGCAAAAAGGCCATTCAAGAATATCTTCACAACAAAGATAATATCCTCATATCGCTTGCAGAAATTGAAATTCTTAACCGGGAAGATGGCCGACCCTACTTCAATAGCCCAGGCCACCTTTCCCTCGATATATCCATATCACATAGCCGGGACTACGCCATTAGTCTTGTTGCTGAAAGACCCTGCGGAATTGATATTCAAAGGGCTGAAAAGACCCTGCTACGGGTAGCAGAGAGATTTTGCTCCCGGGGTGAAATGGAGCTCCTCCAACAGGGTGAAGATCCATTTATTATTCAGCTAACAAAACTGTGGGCTGCCAAGGAGGCCCTGCAAAAGGCAGTAACTGCCACCGGGCCCATGCCTGGTTTTCTTGAAATTCGACTGCAGAGCATAGAGAGAGAGAATGAAGGAGAAGTCTTTCAACTCCACTGCAAGGAGATAGAAGAAGCTACAGTATACAGTGCTGGTATCCAGTTGGTGGACAACTACGCCCTGGCATTTTGCCTCCTGAATTCTAAGCAGAGCGGAGGTGCGCTATGCCAGAGCTACCAGAAGTAG